In Miscanthus floridulus cultivar M001 chromosome 5, ASM1932011v1, whole genome shotgun sequence, one genomic interval encodes:
- the LOC136451674 gene encoding AP2/ERF and B3 domain-containing protein Os01g0141000-like, with protein sequence MAALHLMLSRQSSRFKGVVPQPNGRWGVQIYDRHARVWLGTFPDEEIAARAYDVAAVRFRGRGAITNFPEERASAGELAFLSAHSKSEIVDMLRKHTYAAELRQGLRRGRGMGARAQPTPSWARKLLFEKVVTPSDVGKLNRLVVPKQQAEKHFPLKHGPETITGKGVLLNFEDGEGKVWRFRYSYWNSSQSYVLTKGWSRFVRAKGLRAGDTVAFSKSVCGQDNQLLIGCRKTPKKQDEGTAEAIANTVEARVIKLFGVDIAGGGHGESSSYNTCK encoded by the coding sequence ATGGCGGCGCTGCACCTGATGCTGTCGCGCCAGTCGTCGAGGTTCAAGGGCGTCGTGCCACAGCCGAACGGGCGCTGGGGCGTGCAGATCTACGACCGTCACGCGCGCGTGTGGCTCGGCACGTTTCCGGACGAGGAGATCGCCGCGCGCGCCTACGACGTGGCTGCCGTCCGCTTCCGCGGTCGCGGGGCTATCACCAACTTCCCAGAGGAGCGGGCGTCCGCGGGTGAGCTCGCCTTCTTGTCGGCGCACTCCAAGTCGGAGATTGTGGACATGCTCCGGAAGCACACCTACGCCGCCGAGCTGCGCCAGGGCCTGCGCCGCGGCCGCGGCATGGGCGCGCGCGCGCAGCCGACGCCGTCGTGGGCTCGGAAGCTGCTCTTCGAGAAGGTCGTGACGCCGAGTGACGTTGGCAAGCTCAACCGTCTCGTCGTGCCCAAGCAGCAAGCGGAGAAGCACTTCCCGCTGAAGCACGGACCAGAGACGATCACCGGCAAGGGTGTGCTCCTCAACTTTGAGGACGGCGAGGGCAAGGTGTGGCGGTTCCGGTATTCGTACTGGAACAGCAGCCAGAGCTACGTGCTTACCAAGGGCTGGAGCCGCTTCGTGCGGGCGAAGGGCCTCCGAGCCGGCGACACTGTTGCTTTCTCCAAATCAGTGTGTGGGCAGGACAATCAGCTACTCATCGGCTGTAGGAAGACGCCAAAGAAGCAAGACGAAGGCACGGCCGAAGCGATTGCAAATACCGTGGAGGCCCGTGTCATCAAGCTGTTCGGCGTTGACATTGCCGGTGGAGGGCATGGCGAGAGTTCTTCATATAACACATGCAAATGA